A DNA window from Solanum lycopersicum chromosome 3, SLM_r2.1 contains the following coding sequences:
- the LOC101261697 gene encoding cysteine protease inhibitor 10, translated as MKKCINNILSLLFVLSSLSLFALSECFSCENPIVLPTSADDNIVLPEVYDQDDDPIRIGMTYIIKNPNIGGGAVYLDNIGHLKCPNAVLQHIPVPGLMGNGTAVMFVRDKSDDGEVVRVMTLVYIKFFVETTPLCVNETVWKVNDEQIVVTGGEVGNENDIFKIMSTDIKIRDYKNVYKLLHCPPYVKCNAIGGSFKNEHVRLVTVDGEGFTPFVFIKA; from the coding sequence atgaagaagtgtattaataatattttgagtttGTTGTTTGTTTTGAGTAGCCTTTCTCTTTTTGCCTTGTCTGAATGTTTCAGTTGTGAGAATCCAATTGTCCTCCCCACAAGTGCTGATGATAATATTGTACTCCCTGAAGTTTATGACCAAGACGACGATCCGATCAGGATTGGTATGACTTACATTATTAAGAACCCTAATATCGGGGGTGGAGCCGTATACTTGGACAATATTGGACACCTTAAATGCCCAAACGCTGTGTTGCAGCACATACCAGTTCCCGGTCTTATGGGTAATGGCACGGCCGTCATGTTCGTTCGTGATAAATCCGATGATGGTGAGGTGGTGCGTGTAATGACTCTCGTTTATATCAAATTCTTTGTTGAAACAACACCGTTGTGTGTTAACGAAACTGTTTGGAAAGTTAATGATGAACAGATCGTGGTAACTGGTGGTGAGGTAGGAAATGAAAACGACATATTCAAGATTATGAGCACTGACATTAAGATACGAGATTACAAAAATGTATACAAGTTGCTGCATTGTCCCCCTTATGTTAAGTGCAACGCTATCGGCGGCAGCTTTAAAAATGAACATGTTCGTCTAGTGACTGTCGATGGTGAGGGCTTTACTCCATTTGTGTTCATCAAGGCGTAG
- the LOC101244265 gene encoding cysteine protease inhibitor 8-like encodes MNILSFLLLSTTLSLVAFSISDTNVNVISTPVLDREGKSLKINEEYVINSIAVGGGSVYLDNIKNRTQCPNDVLHDSSGSFYNSTAVLFYTMQLGSLFVSENQDVSIMFSTSSVSKSCVNETVWQAGDYMLGPIHPPPRFVITGATLGFPGPNNIKNWFKIVKHETGRPHSYKLRYCPSKFICPTCQVDCADVGLYKDSGRTRLVLNDETYAFGFSKVNNHLDA; translated from the coding sequence ATGAATATATTGAGTTTCCTCTTGCTTTCAACTACCCTCTCTTTGGTTGCCTTTTCCATTTCTGATACTAATGTGAATGTTATATCCACTCCTGTGTTGGACAGGGAGGGCAAGTCACTCAAGATAAACGAGGAGTACGTGATTAATAGTATTGCCGTTGGCGGTGGAAGCGTATACTTAGATAATATTAAAAACCGTACACAATGCCCAAACGACGTTTTGCATGACAGTTCTGGTTCTTTTTATAACAGCACAGCCGTCTTGTTTTATACTATGCAACTTGGAAGTCTTTTCGTTTCTGAAAACCAAGATGTTAGTATAATGTTCTCAACTTCTTCTGTAAGTAAGTCATGTGTTAACGAAACTGTTTGGCAAGCTGGTGATTACATGCTAGGCCCCATACATCCACCACCTAGGTTTGTTATAACTGGTGCTACCTTAGGATTTCCAGGACCTAATAACATAAAGAACTGGTTCAAAATAGTGAAACATGAGACTGGGAGACCTCATTCTTACAAGTTAAGGTATTGTCCTAGTAAATTTATTTGTCCAACATGCCAAGTTGATTGTGCAGATGTCGGATTGTACAAGGACAGTGGACGGACCCGTCTTGTTCTCAATGACGAGACTTATGCCTTTGGCTTTAGCAAAGTAAACAACCATCTTGATGCATAG